ACTCCTTTGTGGTTGTTCACCAGCCTCACATATGAACAGGCTCCGTAACCGTTGAGGCTTGCATCACAGAAGTGGTGTATCTCGGTTTGCGTCACGCAGCCAAATTCTTTTGGTACGACGCATCTTTCTAATTTTACGCTCTCAAGTCTGCTTAGCTCCTTTTTCCAATTTTCCCAATCGGATTTCAGTTCTGGCGAAACTTCTGCGTCCCACTCGCCTTTTTCTCCACAGGCCTTTTGAGATATTTGTCGTCCTTTAAGGATGAATGGTGCTAGCAAGCCTAATGGGTCGTAAAGTTGTGATATGACTAATAGGATCCCTCTTCTAGTAGATGGCATAGCCTTCATGCTGTTTTGGAATTGTATTGTGTCATTTTCTACCGACCACTCTAAGCCTAAGGTCCTCCCGGTGGGTGGTTTGTCTCTGAATAAATCCAGATTTTGGGCTTCCTTTACTCTTTCTGATGCTGGTATGTTGGCTAATACTTCGCGGTTGTTGGTTAGAAACTTGTGAAGGCGTAGATTGGCTCTTCCACATATCTCTATAGCGTTTTGAACGAGGTTTGCTGCTTCTTCTACTGTGTCTACACTTTTTATGCCGTCGTCGACATAAAAGTTCTCTAGAATTAAGTTGCTAGCTATTGGATTTTCTTCTTCGTATTCTTTCGCGATCTTTTGTAATGCAAAGGTGGCGACCCCAGGAGAAGGAGTTGCACCAAATAGATGTCGAGTCATTCTGTATTCCTGAGGTTTGTCATACTATCGTTAGCGTCCTTCCACAGAAAAGGTAAAAAACCTCGGTGGCCTTTTGTGACAAAGAAATTGTAGAACATTTTTTCGATGTCGCATGATATATCGATTCGTTTTGTTCTAAATCGTAGGAGGATTCCTACCAGACTATTCATCATGTCGGGTCCTGTGTGTAGCTGGCCGTTAAGCGATTTACCGTTGTACTTTGCGCTGGCATCAAACACAACACCGTAATTTATCTTTTCTGGGGTGACGCACCCCAAAATGAGGAATATACCATGTTTTTCCGGTAACGGGTTCATCAGGTGCAAGTTCAGCGTGCCCGTTATCAATCATTTCTCTCATAAACTGATCATATTCTTCTTTGTATGTTGCATCTCCTTTGAGCTTATTTGCTAGTTGCTCGAACCTTTTCTCTGCTTGAGCTCGGTTGTTAGGCAACAGCGTTTCATCTTTGAATGACAGCGGAAAGCACCACGATCCATTCTCCAATTTTCTACTTCCTGTTTCTAAGATTCGTAAAAACTGTTTGTCATTTTGTGTTTGTCATTTTGTGTTGGTGAGACAGTTAGCATCTTCCAGTGGGTTTTCGATTTCAGTGTAGCTTTTCTCTAGAATCTCAAGAGATGTTAAATCGGTCCGTAATGCTCATTTGATTGTTTCGCAGCGTTCTGTGCTTGATTGAGTTGATTGGATACTGTTTACTCTATGCTTAGTAGGAAGTTTTTTCACTTCACCACATAAGGTCCACCCAAACACTGTATGCATGGCAAATGTTTCTCCCTCTTCTCTGAGAATGACTTCTCTCGGTGCAAGGGCTGTATCGCAGTCTACTCCGATAAGAATACCACTTGGTATATCCATCTCGGGGGGAATCTCTTGCTGTAAGTGTTTCAGATGTGGAATATCTGATACAAGTTTTTTGTTGGGTATCTGATATATATTGCACAGTATTGTACTTTGTTTGTAAGCTCGCACTTCTACCCTTTGTGCGTCTTGTAAGTCATAACCTCTAACGCTAATGGTGTAGCGGTTAAGTCTTTGTGTTGTCTCTCCGTGCAGTGTGGCCATTGTGATTTTCTCTGTGGTGTGACTGGGTTCAATTTGACTAGCCAGACTAGAAGTTATAAAGCTGGCGTCAAACTGTGTGTCTATTAACGCATAGACAAGCTGTTCACTTTTTCTGATGATACATAGACTGGCACTATCATATTGAGCAGATTAGAGACCTTCCCTTGTTTTACAGTGTGTACGTTTTTTTTGTTTCACTGTTGGGCTTCTCTGTCGACGGTTTGGTTTGAGATGCACCAGTCTCGATCTTGCTAGATGTCTCTTGCGTGGTTTGGAAATTTTTATGAAGGACCATTAGGTGACGTTTACTACATTTAGTGCTAGTTGCTCAATTTTGACAAGCTTTGCTGAGGTGATTAGACTTCAAGCAACCATAGCATAGCCTGTTTTTTTTAATGAACCTTTTTTTCCAGTTCACTTTTAGCTGCCAATGATCTGCACTCTGCCACTGAATGTGTACCATTCTGGCAGTGTGTACAGTCACTTGGTTTACTGGCGCTTAAGCGTAAGTTGCGAACCCTCTCTCTTTTTGGAGGAGTAGGTTTAGGGTGAGGTTGAGCATCTTCCGTGTCTCGAAGATTATTACTTAACACCCTTGATTCATGAGAGATGAACTCCACATATATTCTTTTATTCTTTGTCAGTGACGTAGTAGGTCCAGCGGTTACCAGCCAAGCTGGTAAAGCCTTTATGTACTTCTTGTTTTCTCGTTTGTCGTTGAGAGCTTGAAGGTTAGGCATGACTCTTTGCGCAGCTAGGCACTGCTTAAGGAAATATGAGTATTTCTTTAAGGCGTCATGATCCCTATTTGTCATTTTTGGACAGCCTTCCAATTCGTCCCGAAAGCTGTTCTCTACCAGATCCTCCTTACCAAACTCCTCGTGTAACATAGCTAAGGCTTCTTCATACGCACCTTCTGTTTGAAGGCTGAAGTAGCCAAATATAGCTTCTTTGGCATTGCCACTTACATATTTCTTTAGTCTATGGAGCTTCTTTATGAGAGATCCTCGTTTTGAGTCTATGAGACTATCAAAGGCTACTCGCCAGTCAGCGTATTCCAAGGGATCTCCTGGCAACACATTCGGATCAGGTGGAGCAAGTAATGATATGTGCATATGCTCTGTGATATCCTGTGCCAGATGAGATGCTTGATAGTCTCCCT
Above is a genomic segment from Watersipora subatra chromosome 6, tzWatSuba1.1, whole genome shotgun sequence containing:
- the LOC137398174 gene encoding uncharacterized protein, producing the protein MATLHGETTQRLNRYTISVRGYDLQDAQRVEVRAYKQSTILCNIYQIPNKKLVSDIPHLKHLQQEIPPEMDIPSGILIGVDCDTALAPREVILREEGETFAMHTVFGWTLCGEVKKLPTKHRVNNETLLPNNRAQAEKRFEQLANKLKGDATYKEEYDQFMREMIDNGHAELAPDEPVTGKTWYIPHFGEYRMTRHLFGATPSPGVATFALQKIAKEYEEENPIASNLILENFYVDDGIKSVDTVEEAANLVQNAIEICGRANLRLHKFLTNNREVLANIPASERVKEAQNLDLFRDKPPTGRTLGLEWSVENDTIQFQNSMKAMPSTRRGILLVISQLYDPLGLLAPFILKGRQISQKACGEKGEWDAEVSPELKSDWENWKKELSRLESVKLERCVVPKEFGCVTQTEIHHFCDASLNGYGACSYVRLENPADILSRDASLLELRQSTWWSGPEFLRNLDIAVYLDDKTGNETTAVNDPEIKKPKKILCTSINVDSLAPCFERFSSWLRMVKAIANARKMLSARSLSKPELLPADSLQVEIIIIKLAQSQEWSADIKRLSKSEEVHKGSSLLNLRPYLDEDGLLHVGLTTTVGAIRGSGYWITGASKLVGSVIHKCVQCQAARGLPITQLMGDSPQTRVEPSPPFTHAGVDCFGSHTVEDSWGLLITCMYSRVVHIEIFEAMSADSFINAIRRFICVRRGIKTIYSDNGTNFVGGVNELTKEFETMNCTLKAALKDEMIEFKFNVSNASQPGGAWERLVQTIKGVLNGMITTYKGDLVLIVDDLQPHNQWLTAIAEYTINEKSELPKRAKARVASRYLDKSGKRLEKATILERPIQKLIQLLPSESE